One region of Hydrogenobaculum sp. Y04AAS1 genomic DNA includes:
- a CDS encoding DUF2173 family protein, which translates to MATVSKLKELMTLPGAVAAGEFTDDGRLVAYYGDIDEKSAEIAAMMCAANKLMGNMQAKGWSTYTGKGGFYPVEGFAVAGGKYVACIFGNVGVFLELSKADFDKTFEVLSKYI; encoded by the coding sequence ATGGCTACAGTTAGCAAGCTAAAAGAGCTCATGACTCTCCCGGGTGCTGTGGCAGCGGGCGAGTTTACAGACGATGGTAGGTTGGTAGCCTACTACGGGGATATAGATGAGAAATCTGCCGAAATTGCAGCTATGATGTGTGCTGCCAACAAGCTTATGGGTAATATGCAGGCTAAAGGCTGGAGCACTTACACTGGCAAAGGCGGTTTTTATCCAGTAGAGGGCTTTGCGGTGGCTGGTGGTAAGTATGTAGCTTGTATTTTCGGCAACGTAGGTGTGTTTTTGGAACTTTCAAAAGCTGATTTTGACAAGACCTTTGAAGTACTATCAAAATATATTTAA
- a CDS encoding SCP2 sterol-binding domain-containing protein yields MYKFLSYDFIKAYKDQWNKNEKLKNDLKNFSAKLKYYIISKENEAVELIIKNGEAISCGMADGKDYDFEMWATLEDWKSLATGQMGPKAAMLTKKLKFKGSMITAMKYMGAFEESLRMMGSVPVDWNA; encoded by the coding sequence ATGTATAAATTTTTATCTTATGATTTTATAAAAGCTTACAAAGATCAATGGAACAAAAACGAGAAACTTAAAAATGATCTTAAAAACTTCTCTGCTAAGCTAAAATATTATATAATCTCTAAAGAGAATGAAGCGGTAGAGCTTATAATAAAAAATGGAGAGGCTATAAGCTGTGGAATGGCAGACGGTAAAGATTACGATTTTGAAATGTGGGCTACATTGGAAGACTGGAAATCGCTTGCTACAGGGCAAATGGGACCAAAAGCTGCCATGCTTACAAAGAAGTTAAAGTTTAAGGGTTCTATGATAACAGCTATGAAATATATGGGAGCTTTTGAGGAGAGCTTGAGGATGATGGGTAGCGTACCTGTGGATTGGAATGCTTGA
- a CDS encoding KamA family radical SAM protein — protein MIKTTDKSKWNDWRWQLQNRITTLEELSKYIELTNEEIKFFDAVAEEYPFAVTPYYLSLVKNPKDKKDPIRLQIVPSPLEIDENAQQNSHPNALNEETFIKGLTHRYEDRALISVTSYCGVYCRHCMRKRIFKEGTHAAPKELLDVYFDYIKNHKTIKDVLISGGDPLTLDNERLKYILNNLSSIEHLEVIRIGSRVPVTLPQRLYDEELLDILSRYDKLWINTHFNHPNEITEDAKVAIRNLLKAGVPVNNQAVLLKGVNDDKETMLELMRKLLSIKVKPQYLFHCDPITGTIHFRTSIEKGLEIMDYMRGRLSGFGIPTYAIDLPGGKGKVPLIPSYFKKLEDGLYEFIAFDKTKVIIEETLK, from the coding sequence ATGATAAAAACAACTGACAAGTCAAAGTGGAATGATTGGCGTTGGCAACTTCAAAACCGTATAACCACTTTAGAAGAATTATCAAAATATATAGAGCTAACTAACGAAGAGATTAAGTTTTTTGATGCTGTTGCAGAAGAATATCCTTTTGCCGTGACCCCTTATTATCTATCGCTTGTAAAAAATCCCAAAGATAAAAAAGATCCCATAAGGCTTCAAATAGTCCCAAGCCCTCTTGAAATAGATGAGAACGCCCAACAAAACTCACATCCAAACGCTTTAAACGAAGAAACTTTTATAAAAGGTCTTACTCATAGATACGAAGATAGGGCTCTTATAAGTGTAACCTCTTACTGCGGTGTTTATTGTAGGCATTGTATGAGAAAGCGCATTTTCAAAGAGGGTACTCATGCCGCTCCCAAAGAGCTTTTAGATGTTTATTTTGATTATATTAAAAACCATAAAACCATAAAAGATGTTTTAATATCAGGCGGAGACCCTCTTACTCTTGATAACGAAAGACTAAAATACATCCTTAATAACCTATCTTCTATAGAGCATCTTGAAGTGATAAGGATAGGCTCAAGGGTACCGGTGACACTTCCCCAGCGCCTTTACGATGAGGAGCTTCTTGATATACTATCGAGATATGACAAGCTTTGGATAAATACACACTTTAACCATCCAAACGAAATCACAGAAGATGCCAAAGTAGCTATAAGAAATCTGCTAAAGGCTGGTGTGCCAGTAAACAATCAAGCTGTACTTTTAAAAGGTGTAAACGATGACAAAGAAACGATGCTTGAACTAATGAGGAAACTCTTAAGCATAAAGGTAAAACCTCAGTACCTTTTCCACTGTGACCCCATCACAGGCACAATTCATTTTAGGACCTCCATAGAAAAAGGCTTAGAGATAATGGATTATATGAGAGGAAGGCTAAGCGGGTTTGGTATACCCACTTACGCTATAGATTTACCTGGTGGTAAGGGTAAAGTTCCACTTATCCCAAGTTATTTTAAAAAGCTTGAAGACGGCTTATATGAGTTTATAGCTTTTGATAAAACAAAAGTTATAATAGAAGAAACACTTAAATAA
- the purT gene encoding formate-dependent phosphoribosylglycinamide formyltransferase has protein sequence MIGTPLSYNTTKILLLGSGELGKEFAIEAVRLGIELVAVDSYQHAPAQQVAQRYYVIDMKNKELLKSIAYREAPDFIVPEIEAINTDALIELEQEGFNIVPCAKAVKYTMNRIAIRRFAAEELGLPTSKYKFVNTFEELKQAAKELGYPVVVKPVMSSSGKGQSIVYKEQDLEKAFYIAREKARGDSKELIVEEFIDFDYEITMLTVRTKNQGILFCPPIGHIQVEGDYYESWQPHPMDDKLLQKAQNIARTVVEGLGGYGIFGCELFVRKDEVIFNEISPRPHDTGMVTMISQNMSEFEIHLRAILGLPIHIELLGAGASYCFHAKTDGIIPAYDNLEEALSIPNTKLRIFGKPITRPKRRMGVALALAEDIEKARQNAKKVANAVRILEESI, from the coding sequence ATGATAGGCACCCCATTGTCTTACAACACTACAAAAATATTGCTTCTTGGTTCAGGTGAACTTGGTAAAGAGTTTGCTATAGAAGCTGTAAGGCTTGGTATAGAGCTTGTGGCGGTGGATTCATATCAGCACGCTCCAGCCCAACAAGTAGCCCAAAGATACTACGTTATAGATATGAAGAATAAAGAGCTTTTAAAGAGTATAGCCTATAGGGAAGCCCCCGATTTTATAGTTCCTGAGATAGAAGCTATAAATACAGATGCCCTTATAGAGTTAGAGCAAGAAGGTTTTAATATAGTGCCCTGTGCTAAAGCTGTAAAATATACGATGAACCGTATAGCCATAAGGCGATTTGCTGCTGAAGAGCTAGGACTTCCTACTTCTAAGTATAAATTTGTAAATACGTTTGAAGAGTTAAAACAAGCTGCCAAAGAACTTGGTTATCCAGTGGTGGTAAAACCGGTTATGAGTTCTTCAGGTAAGGGTCAGTCTATAGTTTATAAAGAACAAGATTTAGAAAAAGCTTTTTATATAGCAAGAGAAAAGGCAAGAGGTGATTCAAAAGAACTTATCGTAGAGGAGTTTATAGATTTTGATTATGAAATTACGATGCTCACAGTAAGAACAAAAAATCAAGGGATTTTGTTTTGCCCGCCCATAGGTCATATACAAGTAGAAGGTGATTATTATGAAAGCTGGCAACCTCATCCAATGGATGATAAGCTTTTACAAAAAGCCCAAAATATAGCAAGAACCGTTGTAGAAGGACTTGGTGGGTATGGTATATTTGGATGTGAGCTTTTTGTAAGAAAAGATGAGGTTATATTCAACGAAATATCTCCAAGACCCCACGATACTGGTATGGTGACGATGATCTCTCAAAATATGTCTGAGTTTGAGATACATCTAAGAGCAATACTTGGACTCCCTATACATATTGAGCTTTTAGGAGCCGGAGCCTCTTATTGTTTTCATGCAAAAACAGATGGTATAATACCAGCTTACGACAATCTTGAAGAGGCTTTATCTATACCAAACACAAAGCTAAGGATCTTTGGAAAGCCCATCACAAGACCAAAAAGACGTATGGGAGTGGCTTTGGCGTTGGCAGAGGACATAGAAAAAGCCCGTCAAAACGCTAAAAAAGTTGCTAATGCAGTAAGAATTTTGGAAGAGAGTATTTAG
- a CDS encoding DUF4149 domain-containing protein, which translates to MTNIVLFMISTWFGVSLFFSFDVAPTLFDTLSTMLAGDVVAKIFPMYFGIGLFIFLMSFFILFLSEKPTFRKNFAFLILNIVIFIAFLVFILPEASFLKHTDYHAFLRLHAFSMVLNLIQMINSFFIILSLI; encoded by the coding sequence ATGACCAACATAGTTCTTTTCATGATAAGCACATGGTTTGGTGTTAGTTTGTTTTTTAGCTTTGATGTGGCCCCCACTCTTTTTGATACGCTTTCTACCATGTTGGCTGGTGATGTGGTGGCAAAAATATTTCCAATGTATTTTGGTATTGGACTTTTTATATTTCTTATGAGTTTTTTTATTTTGTTTTTAAGTGAAAAGCCAACATTCAGAAAAAACTTCGCTTTTTTGATATTAAATATAGTTATTTTCATAGCTTTTCTTGTTTTTATATTGCCAGAGGCCTCTTTTTTAAAACATACAGATTATCACGCATTCCTTCGTTTACACGCTTTTAGTATGGTATTAAATCTTATACAAATGATAAATAGCTTTTTTATAATACTAAGTTTGATATGA
- a CDS encoding DUF2173 family protein translates to MANLDQLLSIKGVWAAGEFSQDGKLLAYKGNISEEEAAMAAMMCAANMMMAEMQTQGYTAMSGKEWTPLVGFALTGPKYSVCVVKGVGVFVNNDEVSFNEVFKALSS, encoded by the coding sequence ATGGCAAACCTTGATCAACTTTTAAGCATAAAAGGTGTATGGGCAGCTGGTGAGTTTTCTCAGGATGGTAAACTCTTGGCTTACAAAGGCAACATAAGTGAAGAAGAAGCTGCTATGGCCGCCATGATGTGTGCTGCCAATATGATGATGGCTGAGATGCAAACCCAAGGTTACACAGCCATGTCTGGTAAAGAGTGGACTCCTCTTGTAGGCTTTGCTCTTACTGGTCCAAAGTACTCTGTTTGCGTTGTAAAAGGTGTTGGTGTTTTTGTAAACAACGACGAAGTTTCTTTTAACGAAGTGTTCAAAGCTCTTTCTTCCTAA
- a CDS encoding sigma-54-dependent Fis family transcriptional regulator, whose protein sequence is MDFSILDELLDGVLVIGLDYKIVYANDSAKKLLDVKENDFCKGLFSICNSCPLKLVLEERESVQVYDIKTNTDVHACWSMSPLFNGDKCEGVVEVFKDVSNVVSCILESQRQKTYKETILNSIVEAILVLDENGYIVEHNNIAKKMLCRTSEESLIGRHIKELVNLSLEEFPPQGERTDVYIETPCGRQKASTLVSPMNLGFGYVVSFYVIQQDNMSFCDKLDYIFTKSPTFQKVLDLVKSCSEHNVNVLIEGETGIGKSLLAKYIHLLSPRRDAPFVKVNCAAIPENLLEAELFGYVKGAFTGATKDKPGKAEIADGGTLFLDEIGDMPLSLQAKILHLVEEKEFERLGSNTPRKTNTRIIASTNKDIKELMRQGRFREDLYYRLSVVNIYLPPLRERKEDIPLLINNFIEKYSKLYSKRVKSISGDAIKMLLGYDFPGNIRELEHIIEKAVITCRGSIINIEDISLDFQSNNHKQQEEKERIKAVLEKVNYNKSLAAKMLGIHRTTLWRKLKELGIG, encoded by the coding sequence ATGGATTTTAGTATACTCGATGAGCTTCTTGACGGGGTTTTGGTAATAGGCTTAGACTATAAGATAGTTTATGCCAACGATTCTGCTAAAAAGCTTCTTGACGTAAAAGAAAACGATTTTTGTAAAGGACTTTTTAGTATATGTAATTCTTGTCCCTTAAAGCTTGTTTTGGAAGAGAGAGAAAGCGTGCAGGTTTACGATATAAAAACCAACACAGATGTTCATGCTTGTTGGAGTATGAGCCCTCTTTTTAATGGTGATAAATGCGAGGGGGTAGTGGAGGTCTTTAAAGATGTAAGCAACGTAGTTTCTTGTATATTAGAATCTCAAAGACAAAAAACCTACAAAGAAACAATTTTAAACTCTATAGTAGAGGCAATACTTGTTTTGGATGAAAACGGTTATATAGTAGAGCACAACAATATAGCCAAAAAAATGCTTTGTAGAACCAGCGAAGAATCTTTGATAGGAAGGCATATAAAAGAGCTTGTGAATCTGAGTTTAGAAGAGTTTCCTCCACAAGGAGAAAGAACAGATGTATACATAGAAACTCCGTGTGGTAGGCAAAAAGCATCAACGCTTGTATCCCCTATGAATCTTGGTTTTGGTTATGTGGTATCTTTTTATGTGATCCAGCAAGATAATATGTCTTTTTGCGATAAACTAGATTACATTTTTACCAAAAGCCCAACATTTCAAAAAGTACTTGATTTAGTGAAATCTTGTTCAGAGCACAATGTAAACGTGCTTATAGAAGGAGAAACCGGCATAGGCAAAAGCCTTTTGGCAAAATACATACATCTTTTGTCCCCAAGAAGAGATGCTCCTTTTGTTAAAGTAAACTGTGCTGCTATACCAGAGAACCTCTTGGAGGCAGAGCTTTTTGGATACGTAAAAGGAGCTTTTACAGGGGCCACAAAAGATAAACCCGGTAAAGCGGAGATAGCTGATGGCGGAACTTTGTTTTTGGATGAGATAGGGGATATGCCACTGAGCTTACAGGCAAAAATTCTCCACCTTGTGGAAGAAAAAGAATTTGAAAGGCTTGGCTCAAACACCCCTAGAAAGACAAATACAAGGATTATAGCTTCCACCAACAAAGACATAAAAGAGCTTATGAGACAAGGACGTTTTAGAGAAGATCTTTATTACAGGTTAAGTGTTGTGAACATATATCTACCCCCTCTTAGAGAAAGAAAAGAAGATATACCGCTTTTAATAAATAATTTTATAGAAAAATATTCAAAACTCTATTCAAAAAGGGTAAAATCAATATCTGGTGATGCTATAAAAATGCTCCTTGGTTATGATTTTCCAGGTAACATCAGAGAATTAGAGCATATTATAGAAAAGGCTGTAATAACATGTAGAGGTAGCATAATAAATATCGAAGATATAAGTTTAGATTTTCAAAGCAACAACCATAAACAGCAAGAAGAAAAAGAAAGGATAAAGGCTGTCTTAGAAAAGGTAAATTACAACAAGAGTTTGGCGGCAAAAATGCTTGGTATACACCGTACCACTCTTTGGAGAAAGTTAAAAGAGCTTGGTATTGGCTAA
- the lepA gene encoding translation elongation factor 4, translating into MENIRNFSIIAHVDHGKSTLADRLIEFCGAITDREKKDQMLDTLDIERERGITIKLQAVKINYHSKIQNKDFTLHLIDTPGHVDFSYEVSRSLAACEGALLLIDASQGIEAQTVANFWKAVEQNLVIIPVINKIDLPAADPDRIKLQIRDILGLDPDEAILASAKEGIGIEEILEAITKRIPPPKGDENAPLKALIFDSYYDPYRGAVAFVRIFDGSLKVGDRIKLFSTGKEFEVTEVGAQTPKMTKLPILKAGDVGYIAASIKDVRDIRVGDTITLKSNPTKEAIPGFKTAKPMVFAGLYPTEDSDFEELRDALEKYSINDAAITYEPETSPAIGMGFRCGFLGLLHMEIVQERLSREYNIDVITTAPSVVYRLKLKNRSDILEVKSSNDIPDNFGLIEYIEEPYVLATIITPKDYVGNIINICQDKRGIQVKFSYLDQNTALLEYEMPLQEIIVDFHDKIKSASKGYASFDYEFLGYKESDLVKLTIMINKEPVDALSFLVHKDKAYRKARALVEQLKETIPRQLFEINVQAAIGSKIIASERIPPMRANVTAKCYGGDISRKRKLLEKQKEGKKRMKQFGKVSLPQEAFLSVLKAQ; encoded by the coding sequence ATGGAAAACATAAGAAACTTCTCGATAATAGCCCATGTAGACCATGGCAAATCTACATTGGCCGATAGGCTTATAGAGTTTTGCGGAGCTATCACAGATAGAGAAAAAAAAGATCAAATGCTTGATACTCTTGATATAGAAAGAGAAAGAGGCATCACGATAAAACTCCAAGCTGTGAAGATAAACTATCACAGCAAGATACAAAACAAAGACTTTACATTGCATCTTATAGACACACCAGGGCACGTAGATTTTTCTTACGAAGTATCAAGATCTTTAGCAGCTTGCGAAGGGGCTTTGCTCTTAATAGATGCCTCACAAGGTATAGAAGCCCAAACTGTGGCAAATTTTTGGAAAGCCGTCGAGCAAAACCTAGTTATAATACCTGTAATAAACAAAATAGACCTACCAGCAGCAGACCCAGATCGTATAAAACTTCAAATAAGAGATATACTTGGCCTTGACCCAGATGAGGCTATACTTGCTTCTGCAAAAGAAGGTATAGGGATAGAAGAGATTTTAGAGGCTATCACAAAGAGGATACCACCACCAAAAGGAGATGAAAATGCACCTTTAAAAGCTCTCATATTTGATTCTTATTATGATCCTTATAGAGGTGCTGTGGCTTTTGTTAGAATATTTGATGGGTCTTTGAAAGTAGGTGATAGGATAAAGCTATTTTCTACCGGCAAGGAGTTTGAAGTTACTGAGGTTGGTGCCCAGACGCCAAAAATGACAAAGCTTCCTATACTAAAAGCCGGAGACGTTGGGTATATAGCAGCTTCTATAAAAGATGTAAGAGATATAAGAGTTGGCGATACTATCACATTAAAATCAAACCCCACCAAAGAAGCAATCCCTGGTTTTAAAACTGCTAAGCCTATGGTTTTTGCCGGGCTTTACCCCACCGAGGATTCAGACTTTGAAGAGCTAAGAGATGCTTTAGAAAAATACTCTATAAACGACGCAGCTATCACTTACGAACCAGAAACATCCCCTGCTATAGGTATGGGTTTTAGATGTGGGTTTTTGGGGCTTTTACACATGGAAATAGTCCAAGAAAGACTTTCAAGAGAGTACAACATAGATGTTATCACCACTGCTCCAAGCGTTGTTTATAGGTTAAAGCTTAAAAATAGATCTGATATCTTAGAGGTCAAAAGCTCAAACGATATACCAGACAACTTTGGCCTTATAGAGTATATAGAAGAACCATACGTATTGGCCACCATCATTACACCCAAAGACTATGTAGGAAATATAATAAATATATGCCAAGATAAAAGGGGTATACAGGTAAAATTTTCTTACCTTGATCAAAACACAGCGTTGCTTGAGTATGAGATGCCACTTCAAGAGATCATAGTGGATTTTCACGATAAGATAAAATCTGCTTCCAAAGGATATGCATCTTTTGATTATGAGTTTTTAGGATATAAAGAATCTGATTTGGTAAAACTAACTATCATGATAAACAAAGAACCAGTGGATGCTCTGTCGTTTTTGGTGCACAAAGATAAAGCTTACAGAAAAGCAAGGGCTTTGGTGGAGCAACTAAAAGAGACTATACCAAGACAGCTTTTTGAAATAAACGTCCAAGCGGCTATAGGTAGTAAAATTATAGCTTCAGAGCGTATACCCCCAATGAGAGCAAACGTTACTGCAAAGTGCTATGGTGGTGATATATCAAGAAAAAGAAAGCTCTTAGAAAAGCAAAAAGAAGGTAAAAAACGCATGAAGCAGTTTGGCAAGGTATCTTTGCCTCAAGAGGCGTTTTTAAGCGTTTTAAAAGCCCAATGA
- the dxr gene encoding 1-deoxy-D-xylulose-5-phosphate reductoisomerase: protein MTRLGVLGSTGTIGKNALDIVRSNKDKIELIGIGAYRSSKGLLEEVKEFRPKFVFSVETPTKDWIDEVSKYSTYLNEEEGLQAIIENSDRILNAISGTSGIKATYSILKAKKILLASNKESILCMPNLIRENIELVIPVDSEHNAAFELLKSHKTVKNLYITASGGPFRGYSKEQLKTVSKEEALKHPNWKMGPKITIDSATLMNKGFELVEASVLFNIPLERIKILIHPQSIVHAIVELENGSFIANMSLPDMRLPIQNAIFYPEMVNYTFNRLDLTSISCLTFEKPKRDLFRAIDVCEWVASMGNPYVSVLLGADDKAVELFLEGKIGFLDIPVLIESVLSSVNFHIEENLEDILRAVEFGKNKLLELSNHRLTNC from the coding sequence ATGACAAGGCTTGGTGTACTTGGTTCTACGGGGACTATTGGGAAAAATGCCCTTGATATTGTTAGATCAAACAAAGATAAGATAGAGCTTATAGGTATAGGTGCATATCGATCATCCAAAGGGCTTTTAGAAGAGGTTAAAGAGTTTAGACCTAAGTTTGTTTTTAGTGTAGAAACCCCTACAAAAGACTGGATTGATGAGGTTTCAAAATATTCTACATACCTTAACGAAGAAGAGGGACTTCAGGCTATTATAGAAAACTCCGATAGGATTTTAAACGCTATATCTGGGACCTCTGGCATAAAAGCCACTTACAGCATACTAAAAGCTAAAAAAATACTTCTTGCTTCCAACAAGGAATCAATCCTTTGTATGCCAAACCTAATAAGAGAAAATATTGAGCTAGTGATACCGGTAGACAGCGAACACAATGCCGCTTTTGAGCTTCTTAAAAGCCACAAAACTGTGAAAAACCTTTATATAACAGCTTCAGGTGGTCCTTTCAGAGGGTATTCCAAAGAACAGCTAAAAACTGTAAGCAAAGAAGAGGCTCTTAAACACCCAAATTGGAAGATGGGTCCAAAGATAACCATAGACTCTGCAACACTTATGAACAAAGGATTTGAACTTGTAGAAGCCAGTGTATTGTTTAATATACCACTTGAACGCATAAAGATATTGATACATCCTCAAAGTATAGTGCATGCCATAGTTGAACTTGAAAACGGCTCTTTTATAGCAAATATGTCGCTTCCAGATATGAGGCTTCCTATTCAAAACGCTATTTTTTATCCAGAGATGGTAAATTATACCTTCAATAGGTTAGATTTAACATCTATTTCTTGTCTTACTTTTGAAAAGCCTAAAAGGGATTTGTTTAGGGCTATCGATGTTTGTGAATGGGTAGCCTCTATGGGAAACCCTTATGTATCTGTGCTTTTAGGAGCTGATGATAAAGCTGTAGAGCTTTTTTTAGAAGGGAAAATTGGATTTCTTGATATACCAGTTTTGATAGAGAGCGTACTTTCTTCGGTGAATTTTCATATAGAAGAGAATCTTGAAGATATTTTAAGGGCTGTGGAGTTTGGTAAAAACAAATTACTAGAATTATCAAATCATAGGCTAACTAACTGTTAA
- a CDS encoding RNA-guided endonuclease TnpB family protein: MKKNNKQSLVQNTELRTFSIRIKSDKLEKKLKNILFTYKHFENILLILINQNYNLYKDGKDTNDFNLLTSPQLMRNALYDYNSKHSAQIEYLKNKYKDNQLWNELKETAKKLKSHNLTHIIKRVKASFNTYFTSLELYKQNPSLFQGMPKPPKPKKLSKLTNYAVELDKYCSLSFARLEKENLVGINLSDRMVYIHVDKEQVKKLTDINKLYSARVVYDNGDLYLQISYLKELNKTEKDKIKYAGIDIGINNLITVFIDDKSTPSLIVDGKPFKHYNAKFNRLVAKLNESKSKEVLEWGVSKTGTKYPVKYTEKGKRIGKFISFLYSKRNRFFTDQFHKMAKRVVEYLHLHGVSELFISKNLAQLKSNGECELSKAVKQNFIQIPFVKLLKYIEYKAQEYGIKVSYIDEKYTSKASCISDDVESIQDNPDLTNAFKGKRVKRGLFLDTVINKVFNADINAAVNHIKIGTGKCFVWLKDKLFKLCNPIKIKSDYEFCRLLKSLWNSVGNKSVSFGTEALQSNRLVKNFSFC; this comes from the coding sequence ATGAAAAAGAATAACAAACAATCTCTAGTTCAAAATACCGAGTTAAGAACCTTTTCTATAAGAATAAAGTCTGACAAGTTAGAAAAGAAACTAAAAAATATCTTATTTACTTATAAACACTTTGAAAACATATTGCTAATACTTATAAACCAAAACTACAATCTATATAAAGATGGTAAAGATACAAATGATTTTAACTTACTTACTTCTCCACAGCTTATGAGAAACGCTTTGTATGATTACAACTCTAAACATTCAGCTCAGATAGAGTATCTCAAGAACAAATATAAGGACAATCAACTTTGGAATGAATTAAAAGAAACTGCTAAGAAATTGAAATCACATAACTTAACTCATATCATCAAGAGAGTAAAAGCAAGTTTTAATACCTACTTTACTAGTTTAGAGTTATATAAACAAAATCCAAGTTTATTTCAAGGAATGCCTAAGCCTCCTAAACCAAAAAAGCTTTCTAAACTAACAAACTATGCAGTAGAATTAGATAAATACTGTTCTTTATCTTTTGCACGATTAGAGAAGGAAAATTTAGTAGGTATTAATTTGTCTGACCGCATGGTTTATATACATGTGGATAAAGAGCAGGTTAAAAAGCTAACAGACATAAACAAGTTATACTCAGCAAGAGTTGTGTATGATAATGGAGATTTGTATTTGCAAATTAGTTATTTGAAAGAATTAAATAAAACAGAAAAGGATAAAATCAAATATGCAGGCATAGATATAGGCATAAATAATCTGATAACAGTGTTTATAGACGACAAAAGTACTCCATCACTAATAGTGGATGGCAAGCCCTTTAAACATTACAATGCAAAGTTTAATAGACTTGTAGCTAAGCTTAATGAATCAAAATCTAAAGAGGTATTAGAATGGGGTGTATCAAAAACAGGGACAAAATATCCTGTTAAATATACAGAGAAAGGTAAGAGAATTGGTAAATTTATTTCGTTCTTATACTCAAAAAGAAATAGGTTTTTTACAGATCAATTTCATAAAATGGCTAAACGTGTAGTTGAGTATTTACATCTACATGGAGTATCAGAACTTTTTATATCCAAAAACTTAGCACAGCTAAAGAGCAATGGAGAATGTGAACTAAGCAAAGCTGTAAAACAAAACTTCATTCAAATACCATTTGTGAAACTTTTAAAATACATAGAGTACAAAGCACAAGAATATGGAATAAAAGTAAGTTATATAGATGAAAAATACACATCTAAAGCAAGCTGTATAAGTGATGATGTAGAAAGTATTCAAGATAATCCTGACTTGACTAATGCTTTCAAAGGAAAGCGTGTTAAGAGGGGTTTATTCTTGGATACTGTTATAAACAAAGTATTCAATGCTGATATTAACGCTGCAGTAAACCATATCAAAATAGGTACTGGTAAATGTTTTGTTTGGTTAAAAGACAAACTATTTAAGCTCTGTAATCCCATTAAAATCAAAAGCGACTACGAATTCTGTAGACTGCTAAAAAGTCTATGGAATAGTGTGGGGAATAAGTCCGTGTCATTTGGCACAGAGGCGTTGCAATCTAACAGATTGGTAAAAAATTTCAGTTTTTGTTAG